The following are encoded together in the Halopseudomonas salegens genome:
- a CDS encoding cytochrome-c peroxidase has translation MRWLALLCGFWVWTASAEVALVEQYRAGTDHWPAAETDPSVQAAPLARLPAEPPYPADNPYSTAKRALGKQLFFDRRLSGSQQLACASCHDPDLGWADGRRFSIGHNRQVGETNAPSIINTGYQTRLFWDGRAASLEQQTRASWTNPIEMAADPDTVVARLRHIPGYAPLFTEAFGDSAVDEQRIIQAIATFSRSLTSQSTAFDRFLDGESEALSDAQVRGLHLFRTKARCMNCHHGALLSDEQFHHLGTSFHLVGNFEGRYRQTGKPEHVGAFRTPGLRGIGATAPYLHTGMAGDLDTLLALYNIGWWQNAELKDKPDDIPTAQLSPLIKPLELKADELADLKAFLHSLTGDMRYMLMPEELPALE, from the coding sequence ATGCGCTGGTTGGCTTTGCTGTGCGGATTCTGGGTATGGACTGCCAGCGCCGAGGTGGCGCTAGTGGAGCAGTACCGTGCCGGCACAGACCACTGGCCAGCGGCCGAGACGGACCCGTCAGTCCAGGCCGCGCCCTTGGCCCGACTGCCGGCCGAACCGCCCTACCCGGCTGACAACCCTTACTCCACGGCCAAGCGGGCGCTGGGCAAGCAGCTGTTCTTTGACCGGCGCCTGTCCGGTTCGCAGCAATTGGCCTGCGCCAGTTGCCATGATCCGGATCTGGGCTGGGCGGATGGCCGGCGCTTCTCGATTGGTCACAACCGGCAAGTGGGTGAAACCAATGCCCCCAGCATCATCAATACCGGTTACCAGACCCGGTTGTTCTGGGATGGCCGCGCGGCTTCGCTGGAACAGCAAACCCGGGCCAGCTGGACCAACCCGATCGAAATGGCTGCAGACCCGGACACCGTCGTCGCGCGTTTGCGGCACATACCGGGCTATGCCCCGCTGTTTACCGAGGCTTTTGGTGATAGCGCGGTAGACGAGCAGCGCATTATTCAGGCGATCGCCACTTTCAGCCGCTCGTTGACCAGCCAGAGCACGGCCTTTGATCGCTTTCTGGATGGCGAATCCGAGGCCCTGTCGGATGCCCAGGTACGCGGCTTGCACCTGTTTCGCACCAAGGCGCGCTGCATGAACTGCCACCACGGCGCCCTGCTCAGTGACGAGCAGTTTCACCACCTGGGTACCTCCTTCCATCTGGTGGGCAACTTCGAGGGCCGTTATCGCCAGACCGGCAAGCCGGAGCACGTGGGGGCCTTCCGCACGCCTGGGCTGCGCGGTATCGGCGCTACGGCGCCCTATCTGCATACCGGTATGGCCGGTGATCTGGACACCCTGCTCGCACTCTACAACATTGGCTGGTGGCAGAACGCCGAACTCAAGGACAAACCGGATGACATTCCCACCGCGCAATTGTCACCCTTGATCAAGCCCCTTGAGCTGAAGGCGGATGAACTGGCCGACCTGAAAGCCTTTTTGCACAGCCTGACCGGGGATATGCGTTATATGCTGATGCCCGAAGAGCTGCCGGCACTGGAATGA